One part of the Flavobacterium johnsoniae UW101 genome encodes these proteins:
- a CDS encoding glycosyltransferase family 2 protein: MLKIIIPLAGSSEIFHKAGFPYPKPLVEIKGKPMIEWVIEKTSSITIPNQIVFVIKDEDATKYHLDNTLKLLSPNCEIVKIKNETKGGLCSVLMTIDKIDNDDSILILNSDQIIQKDLSEFNSYWLDKKADVGVVTFKSVHPRWSYILTDGENVIQTAEKNPISNRAIAGYYYFNSAKLFFECAFQTIINDVQSDGMFFISPVINEFILRNKKVNFYEIENKDYHSFYSPKLITEFENYN, translated from the coding sequence ATGCTTAAGATAATTATACCCTTAGCCGGTTCTTCAGAAATATTTCATAAGGCTGGTTTTCCTTACCCTAAACCTTTGGTAGAGATTAAAGGTAAACCAATGATTGAGTGGGTTATAGAAAAAACAAGTTCAATAACAATTCCAAATCAAATTGTTTTTGTTATTAAAGACGAAGATGCAACAAAGTATCATCTAGATAATACATTAAAATTATTATCTCCTAATTGTGAAATTGTAAAAATAAAAAATGAAACTAAAGGGGGATTATGTTCGGTTTTAATGACTATTGATAAAATTGATAATGATGATTCTATTTTAATATTAAATAGTGATCAAATTATACAAAAGGATTTGTCTGAGTTTAACTCATATTGGTTAGATAAAAAAGCCGATGTAGGTGTTGTAACTTTTAAATCTGTTCATCCTAGATGGTCATATATTCTTACTGATGGAGAGAATGTTATTCAAACTGCTGAAAAGAACCCTATAAGTAATAGGGCTATTGCTGGATATTATTATTTCAATTCAGCTAAACTTTTCTTTGAATGTGCTTTCCAGACAATTATCAATGATGTTCAGAGTGACGGAATGTTTTTTATATCTCCAGTTATAAATGAATTTATATTAAGAAATAAAAAAGTTAATTTTTATGAAATTGAGAATAAAGATTATCATTCATTTTATTCCCCTAAATTGATCACAGAATTTGAGAATTATAATTAA
- a CDS encoding HAD family hydrolase translates to MKIKAVIFDMDGVLIDARDWHYESLNKALGLFGTEITRYDHLVTFDGLPTKKKLEMLSLEGGLPTKLHDFINDLKQEYTWEIVYTTCKPIFHHRYALSKLKNDGYLLSVCSNSVRKTIELMMERSGLIEYLDFFLSNQDVEKGKPDPEIYSKAINRLGFQPDECLIIEDNQNGIKAALASGAHLLKVENPDDVTYQNIIKRIKEIENA, encoded by the coding sequence ATGAAAATTAAAGCTGTAATTTTTGATATGGATGGTGTTTTAATAGATGCACGTGATTGGCACTATGAATCCCTCAATAAAGCGCTTGGGCTATTTGGTACTGAGATAACCAGGTATGATCACCTAGTAACTTTTGATGGATTACCTACCAAGAAAAAATTAGAAATGTTAAGTTTGGAAGGAGGACTTCCAACTAAACTTCATGATTTTATCAATGATTTGAAACAAGAATATACATGGGAAATAGTTTATACTACTTGTAAGCCAATTTTTCATCATAGATATGCTTTGTCAAAACTTAAAAATGACGGGTATCTTTTGTCAGTATGTTCAAATTCTGTTCGTAAGACAATTGAATTAATGATGGAAAGATCGGGTTTGATAGAATACTTAGATTTCTTTTTGTCAAACCAAGATGTTGAAAAAGGAAAACCTGATCCAGAAATTTACAGCAAGGCTATAAATAGGTTGGGGTTTCAACCTGATGAATGCTTGATAATAGAAGATAATCAAAATGGCATAAAAGCAGCGCTAGCTTCTGGAGCTCATTTGTTGAAAGTTGAAAATCCAGATGATGTAACCTATCAGAATATTATAAAACGTATCAAAGAAATTGAAAATGCTTAA
- a CDS encoding phosphatidylinositol-specific phospholipase C/glycerophosphodiester phosphodiesterase family protein, with translation MNIISHRGYWKSQEEKNKQISFDRSFKLRYGTETDIRDYKGELVISHDIPDENSLKIDDFFKIYNTYSNSNLTLALNIKSDGLQVKLKEKLIEFGIENYFVFDMSIPDTIGYLKNNLMTFTRQSEYEPIPPFIEKCEGIWLDSFESTWYDKHILSKHLQSGKKVAIVSPELHKRNHLDLWKYLKENNYHKSDDIILCTDLPEDATEFFK, from the coding sequence ATGAATATAATTTCTCATAGAGGCTATTGGAAATCACAAGAAGAAAAAAATAAACAAATTAGTTTTGACAGATCTTTTAAATTAAGATACGGAACTGAAACAGATATTAGAGATTACAAAGGAGAATTAGTAATTTCACATGATATTCCAGATGAAAACAGTTTAAAGATTGATGATTTTTTTAAAATTTATAATACTTATTCAAATTCAAATTTGACCTTGGCATTGAACATTAAGTCAGATGGATTGCAAGTGAAACTAAAAGAGAAATTAATTGAATTTGGAATTGAAAATTATTTTGTTTTTGATATGTCTATCCCAGACACAATAGGTTATTTAAAAAATAATTTAATGACTTTTACGCGACAAAGTGAATATGAACCTATTCCGCCATTTATTGAGAAATGTGAAGGGATATGGCTGGATTCATTTGAATCGACATGGTACGATAAGCACATTTTATCAAAACATTTGCAAAGCGGAAAAAAAGTCGCTATAGTATCTCCTGAACTTCACAAACGTAATCATCTTGACTTGTGGAAATATCTGAAAGAAAATAATTATCATAAATCAGATGATATAATACTTTGTACTGATCTACCAGAAGATGCTACTGAATTTTTTAAATAA
- a CDS encoding Wzz/FepE/Etk N-terminal domain-containing protein: MNDKLIENDEISLKELLLKISDWYNYLLSQWKIIVLAGIFGALAGLTYSFLKKPIYTATLSFVVEDEKSTGGLGGALGLAGSLGLDIGGNGSSIFSGSNLTELFKSRSMVEKTLLTPVHYNNKVISLAEMYIQIHKWRDKWNDQPKFKNIKFLPNLNRDYFTRENDSILGVIYRNLSQNSLSVAQKDKKNAIISIDVSSTNELFSLYFCEALAKQVGKFYVETKSKKARMNMDILEHQVDSVRSELNGAITSVAVANDNTFNLNPALNVRRAPSSRRQVDVQANTAILTELVKQSELAKVTLRKETPLIQVIDRPILPLSKEYFGKAKGFIIGSILASFIIMIILIVRRLFKQVLFS, from the coding sequence ATGAATGATAAACTTATTGAAAACGATGAAATATCGTTAAAAGAATTGTTACTAAAAATTAGTGATTGGTATAATTATTTGTTATCTCAATGGAAAATAATTGTATTAGCGGGAATTTTTGGGGCTCTTGCAGGACTGACCTATTCTTTCTTAAAGAAACCTATCTATACCGCAACATTATCTTTTGTTGTAGAAGATGAAAAAAGCACTGGAGGCTTAGGAGGAGCATTAGGTTTGGCTGGTTCTTTAGGACTTGATATTGGAGGTAATGGAAGTAGTATATTTTCAGGTTCAAATTTAACTGAACTATTTAAGTCAAGATCGATGGTAGAAAAAACCCTTTTGACACCTGTTCATTATAATAATAAGGTTATTTCGTTAGCTGAAATGTATATTCAAATTCATAAATGGAGAGACAAATGGAATGATCAGCCTAAGTTTAAGAATATTAAGTTTTTACCAAATCTTAATCGTGATTATTTCACAAGAGAAAATGACAGTATCTTAGGAGTTATTTATCGTAATCTTTCTCAAAATTCATTATCTGTTGCACAAAAAGATAAAAAAAATGCAATTATTTCAATAGATGTAAGTTCTACAAACGAATTGTTTTCATTGTATTTTTGTGAAGCATTAGCGAAACAAGTAGGTAAGTTTTATGTAGAGACAAAAAGTAAAAAAGCTCGCATGAATATGGACATTCTAGAACATCAGGTAGATTCTGTCCGCTCTGAATTAAATGGAGCAATCACAAGTGTTGCTGTCGCTAATGATAATACTTTTAATTTGAATCCAGCCCTTAATGTTCGCAGGGCACCTTCTTCGAGGAGACAGGTAGATGTACAAGCAAACACAGCCATATTGACAGAATTGGTTAAACAATCTGAATTAGCCAAAGTTACTTTACGTAAAGAAACTCCTTTAATCCAAGTTATTGATAGACCTATTTTGCCATTGTCAAAAGAGTATTTTGGAAAAGCTAAAGGATTTATCATAGGTAGTATTTTAGCATCTTTTATTATAATGATTATTTTAATAGTTAGAAGGTTGTTTAAGCAAGTATTGTTTAGTTAA
- a CDS encoding SLBB domain-containing protein has protein sequence MKKIIYVLTLFLALTTFNATAQDIIKSKDLSTVRVDYMSDDDLAKISVQLKSNNTTIDQVESMALSKGMSQAEFDKLRTKLKEYEKKISKDSDKNKEKEDKLKNGEKDSEFGRKQEKIKNDKVKDSLNALIFGSELFDNPTLNFEPDLKLATPLNYVLGPGDELQISIYGVQEYNASLPVSVEGKIAIEYVGQIAVSGMTIEAATQKIKGAIARVYSTVRSGQSQVSVSLSGIRTIKVTIVGGKQPGNYSISSLATVYNALHLAGGPGKNGSYRNIELLRNNRVYKNIDIYAFLVKGDQSDNVALKDNDVIRIPAYSQRVTVEGEVKRPGIFEMKKGEKFSDLLNFASGFNEFAYTASVNVLQKTGKEFKVHDINESEYNSYQPQSGDVFKVTKILNRFENRIKIEGAVFRPDYYSFTEGMRIYDLITRAEGLKEDAYTKRARIIRLKTDLTTEIVNVDLEAALSGDINADILLKREDIVTVYSILDFREEYKITIDGEVKNPGEYEYFENLTLNDLVVQVGGLTGSASKRVEIARMIKSDAIDDTDPKRIELVELEITADNNEQIKNFVLKPFDVINVRRMAVYEKPEMVKISGAVTYPGKYVLANKKEKVYNVVMRAGGLTSIANLDGMKIKRPIKEEQIEQLESVNLNFDKKDISGKDISGNESNLKQNDTLKSRLSKRLRDELKYTTIPVNWEKIVKDKNHYSNVTLFPGDEIEVAVYNEGVKVTGNVLLTSEIPYRSGKGFKYYINSVGGVDSKGWKRKAYIIYPNGKAAVTSSFLFFKSYPKVEPDSQIVVPERPERKKMSAGEWAGLGTAFASLALLIVTAFK, from the coding sequence ATGAAAAAAATAATATACGTTCTTACTTTGTTTTTAGCATTAACAACATTTAATGCCACAGCACAAGATATAATAAAATCAAAAGATTTAAGTACAGTTAGGGTTGATTATATGTCAGATGATGATTTGGCGAAGATTAGTGTTCAGTTAAAAAGCAATAACACAACTATTGATCAAGTTGAATCAATGGCTTTGTCGAAAGGTATGAGTCAAGCTGAATTTGATAAATTAAGAACAAAACTTAAAGAATATGAAAAGAAGATTTCCAAAGATTCAGATAAAAATAAGGAGAAAGAAGATAAGTTAAAAAACGGAGAAAAAGATTCTGAATTTGGAAGAAAACAAGAAAAAATTAAAAATGATAAAGTAAAAGATTCATTAAATGCTTTAATTTTTGGCTCAGAATTGTTTGATAATCCAACCTTAAATTTCGAACCTGATTTGAAATTAGCAACTCCTTTAAATTATGTTTTAGGACCAGGAGATGAACTACAAATTAGTATTTATGGTGTTCAAGAATATAACGCAAGCCTTCCAGTAAGCGTAGAAGGAAAAATAGCTATTGAGTATGTTGGTCAAATTGCTGTTTCTGGAATGACAATTGAAGCTGCAACTCAAAAAATAAAAGGAGCAATTGCAAGAGTATACAGTACCGTTCGATCGGGACAGTCTCAAGTTAGTGTAAGTTTAAGTGGGATAAGAACAATTAAAGTTACAATTGTTGGAGGAAAGCAGCCAGGTAATTATTCTATTTCATCATTAGCTACAGTTTATAATGCTCTACATTTGGCCGGCGGCCCTGGCAAAAATGGAAGTTATCGAAATATTGAGTTATTGAGGAATAATAGAGTATATAAAAACATTGATATTTATGCGTTTTTGGTTAAAGGAGATCAATCAGATAATGTTGCACTAAAAGATAATGATGTAATTCGAATTCCTGCATATAGCCAAAGAGTAACTGTTGAGGGAGAAGTAAAACGTCCAGGTATTTTCGAGATGAAAAAAGGTGAAAAGTTTTCAGACCTCTTAAATTTTGCGTCAGGATTTAATGAGTTTGCTTATACTGCTTCAGTAAATGTTTTGCAAAAGACAGGAAAAGAGTTTAAAGTTCATGATATAAATGAGAGTGAGTATAATTCTTATCAACCTCAATCAGGAGATGTTTTTAAGGTTACTAAGATTTTAAATCGATTTGAAAATCGTATTAAAATTGAAGGTGCTGTTTTTAGACCTGATTATTACTCTTTTACAGAAGGAATGAGAATTTATGATCTTATTACCAGAGCTGAAGGTTTAAAAGAAGATGCTTACACTAAAAGAGCAAGGATAATTCGTTTAAAAACAGATTTAACAACAGAAATTGTTAATGTAGATTTAGAGGCTGCTTTATCAGGTGATATAAATGCAGATATTCTATTAAAAAGAGAAGACATAGTTACAGTATATTCTATTTTAGACTTTAGAGAAGAATATAAAATTACAATTGATGGTGAAGTAAAAAATCCTGGAGAATATGAATATTTTGAAAATTTAACATTAAATGATTTAGTTGTTCAGGTAGGTGGACTAACAGGTTCTGCTTCAAAAAGAGTTGAAATTGCCAGAATGATTAAATCTGATGCTATTGATGATACAGATCCTAAACGTATAGAATTAGTTGAACTTGAAATAACAGCAGATAATAATGAACAAATTAAAAATTTTGTTCTAAAACCTTTTGATGTCATTAATGTTCGTCGAATGGCAGTTTATGAAAAACCAGAAATGGTTAAAATAAGTGGGGCTGTAACTTATCCAGGAAAATATGTATTGGCAAACAAGAAAGAAAAAGTTTACAATGTAGTGATGAGAGCTGGAGGATTGACATCTATAGCTAATTTGGATGGTATGAAAATTAAAAGACCAATCAAAGAAGAACAAATAGAACAATTGGAAAGTGTAAATCTTAATTTTGATAAAAAAGATATTTCTGGAAAAGATATTTCTGGGAATGAATCTAACTTAAAACAAAATGATACTCTTAAATCTAGATTATCAAAAAGACTTAGAGACGAATTGAAGTATACAACGATTCCTGTTAATTGGGAGAAAATTGTAAAAGATAAAAATCATTATTCTAATGTTACTTTATTTCCTGGAGACGAGATTGAAGTAGCAGTCTATAATGAGGGGGTTAAAGTAACAGGGAATGTATTATTAACATCTGAGATTCCATATAGAAGCGGGAAAGGATTTAAATACTATATTAATTCTGTAGGGGGTGTTGATAGTAAAGGATGGAAAAGAAAAGCTTATATAATCTATCCTAATGGAAAAGCAGCCGTAACAAGTTCATTTTTATTTTTTAAATCTTATCCCAAAGTAGAGCCTGATTCTCAAATTGTTGTTCCTGAAAGGCCGGAAAGAAAAAAGATGAGTGCTGGAGAATGGGCAGGTTTAGGAACTGCATTTGCTAGTTTGGCATTGTTAATTGTAACTGCTTTTAAATAA
- the rfbB gene encoding dTDP-glucose 4,6-dehydratase, with protein MKKILITGGAGFIGSHVVRRFVNKYPEYQIYNLDALTYAGNLENIIDVENKSNYTFVKGDVVNEDFINELFNIHNFDGVLHLAAESHVDRSIEDPLAFVKTNVIGTINLLNAAKNQWKDNFEGKRFYHISTDEVYGSLGIDGLFTETTSYDPNSPYSASKASSDHFVRAYGETYGLPYVLTNCSNNYGSYHFPEKLIPLFINNIINNKPLPVYGDGNYTRDWLFVEDHAIAIDLVFHEGKNHETYNIGGFNEWKNIDLVRLLCQIMDRKLGRKKDASEKLITYVKDRPGHDLRYAIDASKITKELGWKPSVTFEEGLEKTIDWYLNNQEWLQNVTSGAYKDYYKKQYL; from the coding sequence ATGAAAAAAATTCTTATAACTGGTGGGGCTGGTTTTATAGGTTCTCACGTAGTAAGACGTTTTGTTAATAAGTATCCAGAGTATCAAATTTATAACTTAGATGCTTTAACATACGCTGGGAATTTGGAAAATATTATAGATGTTGAAAATAAATCAAATTATACTTTTGTAAAAGGTGATGTTGTAAATGAAGATTTTATAAACGAACTGTTTAATATACACAATTTTGATGGTGTACTTCATTTAGCAGCAGAATCACACGTGGATCGATCTATTGAAGACCCTTTAGCATTTGTTAAAACGAATGTGATTGGGACCATAAATTTGCTAAATGCAGCAAAAAATCAGTGGAAAGACAATTTTGAAGGAAAGAGATTTTATCATATAAGCACAGATGAAGTATATGGTTCATTAGGTATTGATGGTCTGTTTACAGAAACAACATCTTACGATCCAAATTCTCCTTATTCAGCTTCAAAAGCCAGTTCCGATCATTTTGTTAGAGCTTATGGAGAGACGTATGGCTTACCTTACGTTTTAACAAACTGTTCGAATAATTATGGCTCATATCATTTTCCAGAAAAATTAATTCCTCTTTTTATAAATAATATTATAAATAATAAGCCTTTACCTGTTTATGGAGATGGTAATTATACTCGTGATTGGTTGTTTGTAGAAGACCATGCAATCGCAATAGATTTGGTTTTTCATGAAGGGAAAAATCATGAGACTTATAATATTGGTGGCTTTAATGAATGGAAAAACATTGATTTAGTGAGATTATTATGCCAAATAATGGATAGAAAATTAGGACGAAAAAAAGATGCTTCTGAGAAACTAATTACTTATGTGAAAGATAGACCAGGTCACGATTTACGTTATGCTATAGATGCTTCAAAAATTACTAAAGAGTTGGGGTGGAAGCCTTCTGTTACCTTTGAAGAAGGGTTAGAAAAAACTATTGATTGGTACCTGAATAACCAAGAATGGCTCCAAAATGTTACATCTGGTGCCTATAAAGATTATTACAAAAAACAATATTTATAA
- a CDS encoding mannose-1-phosphate guanylyltransferase, whose translation MEKNSSIIHVILTGGVGSRLWPLSRKSQPKQYLEIFENKSLFEMTVERNNHLADKVMVVGNVDNHHLSGKVMDKTKTSYLNIVEATPRNTAAAIAFAAFAADSEDILIITPSDHIIDKMDDYNIAIQDAILKAKEGYIVTFGIIPTKPETGYGYIESKGDNVISFREKPNETTAKEFIARGNFLWNSGMFCFKAGVLLDELKQFQPDVYEKSKQVWDQSKEGLLDLNLSMKIPSISIDYAVMERSKKIKVVPASFSWSDLGSFESVYEYLVSKGHPIDANGNMVIGCDSHTTFLGLKNTIFVHTETANLILQKENSQDVKDVYSSLEKQNSDLLN comes from the coding sequence ATGGAAAAGAATAGTTCAATTATACATGTAATTTTAACAGGAGGAGTTGGTAGTAGATTATGGCCGCTTTCTCGTAAAAGTCAGCCAAAACAATATTTAGAGATATTTGAAAATAAATCTTTATTTGAGATGACGGTTGAACGTAACAATCATTTAGCAGATAAAGTGATGGTTGTCGGAAATGTAGATAATCATCATTTAAGTGGAAAAGTAATGGATAAAACCAAAACTTCTTATTTAAATATTGTAGAAGCTACTCCTAGAAACACGGCTGCTGCAATTGCCTTCGCCGCTTTTGCTGCTGATTCGGAAGATATTTTAATTATAACTCCTTCAGATCATATTATTGATAAAATGGATGATTACAATATTGCTATACAAGATGCTATTTTAAAAGCTAAAGAAGGATATATAGTAACATTTGGTATTATTCCAACAAAACCGGAAACCGGATACGGTTATATTGAGTCGAAAGGAGATAATGTAATATCATTCCGTGAAAAGCCAAACGAAACTACTGCAAAAGAATTTATTGCGAGAGGGAATTTTTTATGGAACAGTGGTATGTTTTGTTTTAAAGCAGGAGTTCTTCTAGATGAATTAAAACAATTTCAACCAGATGTTTATGAGAAATCTAAACAGGTTTGGGACCAATCGAAAGAGGGATTGTTAGACTTGAATTTATCAATGAAAATTCCATCAATAAGTATTGATTATGCTGTAATGGAACGAAGTAAAAAAATTAAAGTAGTCCCAGCTTCTTTTTCTTGGTCTGATCTAGGTTCTTTTGAATCTGTATATGAATATTTGGTTTCCAAGGGACATCCAATTGATGCAAACGGAAATATGGTAATAGGGTGTGACAGCCATACAACTTTTTTAGGATTAAAAAATACTATATTTGTTCATACTGAAACAGCTAATTTAATCTTGCAAAAAGAAAATTCACAAGATGTAAAAGATGTTTACAGTTCATTAGAAAAACAAAATTCAGATTTATTAAATTAA
- a CDS encoding nucleotide sugar dehydrogenase gives MKLEQNIKIAVIGLGYVGLPLARLFATKYSVIGFDINETRVKSLSSGFDTTLEVDQETLKAVLVDNSNSEIGLYCTNVLEDIAACNYFIVTVPTPVDKNNRPDLTPLYKSSESVGKILKKGDVVIYESTVYPGVTEEQCVPVLEKVSGLKFNKDFFAGYSPERINPGDKEHTVEKILKVTSGSTPEVGLKVDALYKSVIIAGTHLAPSIKVAEAAKVIENSQRDINIAFVNELAKIFNLMNIDTQEVLTAAATKWNFLPFKPGLVGGHCIGVDPYYLAQRAQEFGYHPEIILAGRRLNDSMGEYVASQIVKLMIKKGISVNGASLLMLGITFKENCPDVRNTKIVDVIKALKEYGIIVTIYDPLANVEEVKREYKLETTNSSPIEKFDAIVLGVSHKEFLKLSFSEFQKENSLLYDVKGVLGTIADNRL, from the coding sequence ATGAAATTGGAACAAAACATAAAAATAGCTGTTATTGGTTTAGGTTATGTTGGTTTGCCTTTAGCAAGATTATTCGCGACAAAATATTCAGTTATTGGGTTCGATATAAATGAAACCAGAGTTAAAAGTTTAAGTTCTGGATTTGATACAACATTAGAAGTCGATCAAGAAACATTAAAAGCTGTTTTAGTCGATAACTCAAATAGCGAAATAGGATTATACTGTACAAACGTTCTTGAAGATATTGCGGCTTGTAATTACTTCATTGTTACAGTTCCTACTCCAGTTGATAAAAATAATCGACCTGATTTAACACCTTTATATAAATCCAGTGAATCTGTAGGTAAAATATTGAAAAAAGGGGATGTTGTAATTTATGAATCTACAGTTTACCCAGGAGTTACAGAAGAGCAATGTGTTCCAGTTTTAGAAAAAGTTTCAGGTTTAAAGTTTAATAAAGACTTTTTTGCAGGATATTCACCAGAAAGAATAAACCCAGGAGATAAAGAGCATACAGTAGAGAAAATTTTAAAAGTTACTTCTGGTTCAACTCCTGAAGTAGGTTTAAAAGTTGATGCATTATATAAATCAGTTATAATTGCAGGGACTCATTTAGCGCCTTCGATAAAAGTTGCAGAAGCGGCAAAAGTAATTGAAAACTCTCAGCGTGATATAAATATTGCTTTTGTAAATGAATTAGCTAAGATCTTCAATTTAATGAATATCGACACACAGGAAGTATTGACTGCTGCAGCAACAAAATGGAATTTCCTGCCATTTAAACCAGGACTTGTAGGTGGTCATTGTATTGGAGTTGATCCTTATTATTTAGCGCAAAGAGCGCAAGAATTTGGATACCATCCTGAAATAATTTTAGCAGGTAGACGTTTGAACGACAGTATGGGGGAGTATGTAGCTTCGCAAATCGTGAAGTTAATGATCAAAAAAGGAATTTCTGTTAATGGAGCCAGTTTATTAATGCTTGGAATTACATTTAAAGAAAACTGTCCTGATGTTAGAAATACAAAGATAGTTGATGTAATAAAAGCATTAAAAGAATATGGAATAATAGTTACAATTTATGATCCTTTGGCGAATGTTGAAGAGGTTAAAAGAGAGTACAAACTAGAAACTACAAATTCTTCGCCAATAGAAAAATTTGATGCTATAGTTTTAGGAGTGTCACACAAAGAGTTTTTGAAATTAAGTTTTTCAGAATTTCAAAAAGAAAATAGTTTATTATACGATGTTAAAGGGGTTTTGGGAACAATCGCAGATAACAGATTGTAA
- a CDS encoding UpxY family transcription antiterminator, whose product MNWYVVYTKPKWEKKVAEKLTQIGIECYCPLITQVKQWSDRKKKVEMPLFNSYVFIQIEDADRNSVFEVAGIVRYLFWLGKPAVVRDEEINVIKNSLKASNIADISVSQIQVGDKIKLETGAFSNQNAIVQEVSKTHYILVLESLGCVLKIKYK is encoded by the coding sequence ATGAATTGGTATGTAGTTTATACAAAACCCAAATGGGAAAAAAAGGTAGCCGAAAAGCTTACTCAAATAGGAATCGAATGTTATTGTCCATTGATTACTCAAGTTAAACAATGGTCAGATAGAAAGAAAAAAGTTGAAATGCCACTTTTTAATTCTTATGTATTTATTCAAATTGAAGATGCTGACCGAAATTCTGTATTTGAGGTTGCTGGTATTGTAAGGTATTTATTTTGGTTGGGGAAACCTGCAGTTGTGCGTGATGAAGAAATTAATGTTATAAAAAACAGTTTAAAAGCATCAAATATTGCAGATATTTCGGTATCACAAATTCAGGTAGGAGATAAGATTAAATTAGAAACAGGGGCATTTAGTAATCAAAATGCAATCGTACAAGAAGTATCAAAGACACATTATATTTTAGTTCTTGAATCTTTAGGATGTGTTTTGAAAATAAAATACAAATAA